A genome region from Cucumis sativus cultivar 9930 chromosome 4, Cucumber_9930_V3, whole genome shotgun sequence includes the following:
- the LOC101222422 gene encoding uncharacterized protein LOC101222422 encodes MDLHEWEILSDDGLHDYKDDQKKIVSSKRRSGSDAKIVFDMNYFLCPSMDSSSKQHISQPSPSRLVKQPIPVHLQLDSPIIRIPDDDSLALKEKEKEKESIVIGVVPSAMSEKDQKGAGEADQDTVTQVFFKKMKENEFVDMKIDSPRSSNKGTKPQIDVGHYQFDDGGESKENITNSPRMNLMSQKSNKEIDANKDEMNWDGSVGGLNILKWSLNGIGAICSFGVAAATICILFHGGNQHKLRIQIYTHDKKLKQAVQQATRLNEAISAARGLPQTRAHITCGGHYDGI; translated from the exons atggaccTCCATGAATGGGAAATTCTATCAGACGATGGGTTGCATGATTACAAAGATGATCAAAAGAAGATTGTTTCCTCTAAGAGACGTTCAGGTTCTGATGCTAAGATTGTGTTTGATATGAACTACTTCCTTTGTCCATCAATGGATTCTTCTTCCAAGCAGCACATCAGCCAACCGTCTCCTTCAAGATTGGTTAAACAGCCGATTCCTGTTCATCTTCAATTGGATTCACCAATTATCAGAATCCCAGATGATGATTCACTAGCactgaaggaaaaagaaaaagaaaaggagtcCATCGTGATCGGTGTTGTGCCATCAGCCATGAGTGAAAAGGATCAGAAAGGAGCTGGGGAAGCAGATCAAGATACTGTTACTCAAGTTTTCttcaagaaaatgaaggaaaatgaaTTCGTCGACATGAAAATAGACTCACCCAGATCCAGTAACAAAGGAACAAAGCCTCAAATTGATGTTGGGCATTATCAGTTTGATGATGGGGGTGAATCAAAAGAGAACATTACAAACTCCCCTAGAATGAACTTGATGAGCCAGAAAAGCAACAAAGAGATTGATGCAAACAAAGATGAGATGAATTGGGATGGATCCGTGGGTGGGTTAAACATATTAAAGTGGAGTTTAAATGGGATTGGAGCCATTTGCTCCTTCGGTGTTGCAGCTGCCACTATTTGTATTCTGTTTCATGGAGGCAACCAACACAAGCTGAGAATCCAGATCTATACCCATGATAAG AAATTAAAGCAAGCAGTTCAGCAAGCCACTAGATTAAATGAAGCTATCTCAGCAGCAAGAGGACTTCCACAGACAAGAGCTCATATAACCTGTGGTGGACACTATGATGGGATCTAA